Within Chloroflexota bacterium, the genomic segment TGCGCAAAATCCAAAACACATCGCGGTGCCCGCAGCCTGCGCACATCACCGGCGGGCGGGGCGGCAGGTCGGCCAAAGGCGGTGCGGGCTTGCGGCCGCTGGGCGGCAGCAGGCCGGCCTTTTCGGCCGATTCGCGCACCACGTCCAAAGTGAATTCGCCCACCATGGGGAAAATGTCCTTCCCGCGCACCTGAATGCCCAGCCGCCGCACCCAATCTTCAATGAACGGGTCAAGTTCTTCCACCACGATGAGTTGCTCCACGCCAGCGGCAAATTCCCGAATCAGGCGCTCGGGCAGGGGCCAGGCCATGCCTAGTTTGAGGAACGAGGCGTTGGGGAAGACCTCGCGGGCATAGTTGTAGGCCGCGCCCGCGCTGATGATGCCCAACTTGCGGTCGCCCCACGCAATGCGGTTGATTTCCGCGGTCTCCGCCCATTCCCGCAGTTTGCGGATGCGCTCTTCAATGATGGGATGGCGTCCGCGGGCGTTGGAGGGAATCATCACATACTTGGCCGGGTTGCGCTCGTATTTCCGCTGGGGGTGCACGGTGCGCTCGCCCAGCGTTACCACCGATTTGGCGTGCGAAACCCGGGTGGTGGAGCGAATCAGCACCGGGGTATCGTATTCCTCGCTGAGTTCGTAGGCGAGGATGGTGAAATCTTTGGCTTCCTGACTGTCACTGGGTTCCAGCATGGGCACTTTGGCAAAACGGGCGTAGTTGCGGTTGTCTTGCTCGTTTTGCGAAGAGTGCATACCGGGGTCGTCGGCGGTGACGATGACCAGCCCCGCGTTGACGCCGGTGTAAGAGGAGTAAAACAGGGATTCGGAAGCCACGTTCAGGCCAACGTGCTTCATGGTCGCGAGGGCGCGCTTGCCCGCGTAGGCCGCGCCGATGGCTACATCCAGGGCGACCTTTTCATTGGCCGACCATTCAGCATACACATCGTCGAACGTGGCAAAGGCCTGCAAAATCTCGGTACTTGGCGTGCCAGGATAGGCCGCGGCAATTTCCACGCCCGCTTCCCACGCGCCGCGAGCAATGGCTTCGTTACCGCTGAGCAGGGCTTTTTCCATCAAAACCTCCGGGGTAGTCAGTTAGTCGTTTGGTCGGGCAGTCACGTGGTCTGGCTCGTGAGGAAATCAAGCAGCAGGGGGTTGAAGGCTTCAGGGCGCTCTTGGGGCAGCATGTGCGGCGCATCGTGGATCAGGGCCAATTGGGCATTGGGAAGCGCCTCAGCAATGGCTTCCGCATGGCTGGGGGGCGCGTATTCGTCTGCAGTGCCCTGCACCACCAGCGCAGGGGCTTTCACACGCTGCAAAAGCGGGCGGGCATCCCAACCCAGCACGCCAGGGCGATGCCAGCCGTGGTACCACATCTCAAACACCGCTGCCCCGCGGCCCCGGTGGGTGCGGTCCAGCGCCCGGCGGAAGGCTTCCGAGGTTTCATAAGTCCGCCGCAGGGCTTCCATGCCAGGCTGCATGGTGGGGTCCACATACACATGCGCGGCCACGGTGACCAAAGCCCGCACGCGCTCGGGGTGCTGAGCGGCAAAATAAAGCGCGATGGTGCCGCCGTCGCTGTGCCCCACCAGCGCCACCTGGTCCAGCCCCAAGGCGTCGAGCAACGCCCGCAGGTCTTCCACATCAGGCTCAAACCAGGGCGTGTGCAACTGCGCCCGCGGCCCGGCTGCACCGTAGCCCCAACGGTCGTAGGTCAGCACCCGAAAGCCGGCTTTCACGAGCGCGGGCACCTGGGCGCGCCATGCAGCGCTGCTGCCCAGGCCGTGGTGCAAGAGCACTACGGGGAAGCCCTCAGGCGGGCCGTGGAAGGTGTGTGCGAGGCGGTGCATGGTAAAACAAGGTGCAAGGCGCAGGTTGCAAGGGTTACAGCGGAATGTTACCGTGTTTCTTCGGCGGGTTGGAATCGCGCTTGTTTTGCAGCATTTCCAACGCGTTGATGAGCACCGGGCGGGTTTCTCGCGGTTCAATGACGTCGTCCAGGTAACCGCGCGCCGCCGCGATGTAGGGGTTGGCGAATTTCTTGCGATATTCGGCCACCAACTCGGCCTTGCGCGCCACCGGGTCGTCGGCTTCTTCCAATTCGCGGCGGAAGATGATGTTCACCGCACCATCCGGCCCCATCACCGCCAGTTCCGCCGAAGGCCAGGCAATGTTGAAATCGCCGCGCAGGTGCTTGCTGCTCATGACGTCGTACGCGCCGCCATACGCTTTGCGGGTCACCACCGTCAGTTTGGGTACGGTAGCCTCAGCATAAGCAAAGAGCAACTTGGCGCCCGAGCGAATGATACCGCCGTATTCCTGCACCGTGCCGGGCATAAAACCGGGCACGTCTTCGAACGTCAGCAGAGGAATGTTGAAAGCATCGCAAAAACGGATGAAGCGAGCGGCCTTTTCCGACGCGTTGATATCCAGCACACCGGCCAGCACCGCAGGCTGGTTGGCAATGATGCCCACAGTGCGTCCGCCCAGGCGAGCAAACCCCACCACAATGTTCGGGGCGAACTGCTCATGGATTTCATAAAACTCCCCGTTGTCCACCACCAGGTGGATGACATCTTTGATATCGTAAGGTTTACCGGGGTCGTCGGGCACAATCGTATCCAGCGCGTCTTCCATCCGCAGCGGGTCGTCGCCGGTTTCCAACAACGGCGGGTCTTCCATGTTGTTCTGCGG encodes:
- the iorA gene encoding indolepyruvate ferredoxin oxidoreductase subunit alpha, which gives rise to MEKALLSGNEAIARGAWEAGVEIAAAYPGTPSTEILQAFATFDDVYAEWSANEKVALDVAIGAAYAGKRALATMKHVGLNVASESLFYSSYTGVNAGLVIVTADDPGMHSSQNEQDNRNYARFAKVPMLEPSDSQEAKDFTILAYELSEEYDTPVLIRSTTRVSHAKSVVTLGERTVHPQRKYERNPAKYVMIPSNARGRHPIIEERIRKLREWAETAEINRIAWGDRKLGIISAGAAYNYAREVFPNASFLKLGMAWPLPERLIREFAAGVEQLIVVEELDPFIEDWVRRLGIQVRGKDIFPMVGEFTLDVVRESAEKAGLLPPSGRKPAPPLADLPPRPPVMCAGCGHRDVFWILRKLKVVVNSDIGCYSLAVLPPLDTTDTIGCMGASIGVASGMTIAGLGKFRGRPRRNVAVIGDSTFFHTGLPALASAVYNQTPVTVIVLDNRNTGMTGHQGNPASGDTLQGRPGKRIDIAEVARAMGVEYVATVESRDWPALEKAIREALDFPGPAVVVSHDICVFREHYTREPYRIIEDACNGCTLCFRIGCPAILKSDVIDVESGRPKAWIDPAQCVGCGQCYDVCARQAIEPGAPIEFKL
- a CDS encoding alpha/beta hydrolase translates to MHRLAHTFHGPPEGFPVVLLHHGLGSSAAWRAQVPALVKAGFRVLTYDRWGYGAAGPRAQLHTPWFEPDVEDLRALLDALGLDQVALVGHSDGGTIALYFAAQHPERVRALVTVAAHVYVDPTMQPGMEALRRTYETSEAFRRALDRTHRGRGAAVFEMWYHGWHRPGVLGWDARPLLQRVKAPALVVQGTADEYAPPSHAEAIAEALPNAQLALIHDAPHMLPQERPEAFNPLLLDFLTSQTT
- a CDS encoding acyl-CoA carboxylase subunit beta, encoding MSEHPDPKIERLRKMKTQARLGGGPKRIEARHKKGKLTARERLDLLLDRGSFREIDMFVTHRATEFGMAEKRYLGDGVVTGWGTIEGRLVYVFSQDFTVMGGSLGEAHARKIIKIMDMALKNGAPIIGLNDSGGARIQEGVDSLGGYAEIFLRNTLASGVVPQISVIMGPAAGGAVYSPAITDFIFMVRGSSYMFVTGPQVVKAVTHEDVTFEDLGGADVHATKSGVAHVVHDSEAETLMSVRRLLSFLPQNNMEDPPLLETGDDPLRMEDALDTIVPDDPGKPYDIKDVIHLVVDNGEFYEIHEQFAPNIVVGFARLGGRTVGIIANQPAVLAGVLDINASEKAARFIRFCDAFNIPLLTFEDVPGFMPGTVQEYGGIIRSGAKLLFAYAEATVPKLTVVTRKAYGGAYDVMSSKHLRGDFNIAWPSAELAVMGPDGAVNIIFRRELEEADDPVARKAELVAEYRKKFANPYIAAARGYLDDVIEPRETRPVLINALEMLQNKRDSNPPKKHGNIPL